A region of Desulfobacterales bacterium DNA encodes the following proteins:
- a CDS encoding EscU/YscU/HrcU family type III secretion system export apparatus switch protein: MEKKSKAAALTYDKDKDAAPRVVAKGRGLVAEKIVETAKAHQVPLVKDENLVQVLEALDLETQIPPQLYQAVAEVLAFVYRLNAKM, encoded by the coding sequence ATGGAAAAAAAATCAAAGGCAGCTGCGCTCACCTACGATAAAGATAAGGATGCTGCTCCCAGAGTGGTCGCCAAGGGTAGAGGGCTGGTGGCTGAAAAAATCGTTGAAACTGCCAAAGCCCATCAGGTGCCGCTCGTAAAAGATGAAAATCTGGTTCAAGTGTTGGAGGCTCTCGATCTGGAAACACAAATTCCACCGCAACTGTATCAGGCCGTAGCGGAGGTGCTCGCTTTTGTCTATCGACTCAATGCAAAAATGTAA